In Ardenticatena maritima, a single genomic region encodes these proteins:
- a CDS encoding AAA family ATPase yields the protein MLLEPLIGTITEAVFGYALEQSGLGDRLRHWLGRDPTRLAFQTALLHALERFADRHPAWAASLLDETFFTGETVSRELARFLTRDTPDVNAIATTWAAQLHDVDEDQQEKAVRALADFLRFFNEELRKEEALQPLFDSRALERIAENTEALLATLRADYITALRTAERSVRIAGDVHHAVLVTGDQNTVNYFAEPARTLPTDYAGRVENFLHEYLGTPDRPVPFGGRTAELADLSRWLEDETARPYLLITAPAGRGKSALLTRWAAALQQRPDVAVAFAPISIRFNTNLYGVTFAILATQLAQIYNKPAPQKDETPEMWRAFVTEILRQPPPDGKRLVLVVDGLDEAADWTPGADLFPTQPAERVRVVVSARLTATRHTPDKWLDTLNWRDRAQARTLEGLDQKGIAEALASMGFPLDELGRNVDIVEELARLTEGDPLLVRLYVDDLWKRGEDAARLQPEDLQTLEPGYKGYFDRWWEDQRKLWGEQAPLKERDVREVLTLLACALGPLTQDDLLALADKSADLDPWTLGEALRPIARFVVGDRKQGYTLSHPKLGEYFREEVLHQEAKQVQHRFAAWAQETLATLVKGETPAEAVSPYLLHYASVHFQQIGDLESLSQLIETPAWYRASRTYDPSRHLFAADVERALTMAEERVPTGAVDTLPQVVAWSLLYATVRTLATNVPLEALEAMVLLGEHERALRYAALITDPEQQADAYRRMALTLLTHDVPNATARARQILQNALAAAEKIERYRDRAHALATIAQAFVQLGDTNHALAVAEKIEDDDKRAHALANIAQVLAQAGDTNHALAVAEKIERYRFRAHALANIAHAFAQLGATNHARQTLQIALAVAEKIEDDYTRAHALANIAQVLAQAGDINDALAVAEKIEDDYTRAHALANIAQVLAQAGDINDALAVAEKIEDDYTRAHALANIAQVLAQAGDTNHALAAAEKIEFDFFRAHALANIAQVLAQAGDTNHALAVAEKIEDDYTRAHALANIAQVLAQAGDTNHALAVAEKIERYRDRAQALANIAQAFVQLGDTNHARQTIQIALAVAEKIEDDDTRAHALANIAQAFVQLGDTNHALAVAEKIERYRDRAQALANIAQALAQAGDTDHALAVAEKIEHYRDRAQPLATIAQVLAQAGDTDHALAVAEKIEDDYTRAHALANIAQALAQAGDTDHALAVAEKIEDDYKRAQALATIAQVLAQAGDTDHALAVAEKIERYRDRAQALATIAHELAQAGDINHARQTLQTALAVAEKIEDDYKRAQALANIAHALAQVGEADHARQTIQIALAVAEKIEDDYKRAQALATIAQAFVQLGDTNHARQTIQIALAVAEKIELNSLRAQALATIANTLTEIAESQPEVVAQLVATAFRYARAQGRDSAWAHIAAFAPVLGRLGVITETWERIQAVEAVVGGAA from the coding sequence ATGCTCTTGGAACCTCTCATCGGCACAATCACCGAAGCCGTTTTCGGCTACGCCCTCGAACAAAGTGGGTTGGGCGACCGCCTGCGCCACTGGCTGGGGCGCGACCCCACCCGCCTGGCGTTCCAGACCGCCCTGCTGCATGCGCTGGAACGCTTTGCCGACCGGCACCCCGCCTGGGCCGCCTCCCTGCTAGACGAGACCTTCTTCACCGGCGAGACGGTGAGCCGCGAATTAGCCCGTTTTCTCACCCGAGATACGCCCGATGTAAATGCTATCGCCACGACATGGGCCGCCCAATTGCATGACGTGGACGAAGACCAACAAGAAAAGGCAGTTCGCGCCTTAGCCGACTTCTTGCGTTTCTTCAATGAGGAATTGAGAAAAGAAGAAGCCCTGCAACCGCTCTTCGACAGCCGGGCGTTGGAGCGTATTGCTGAAAACACCGAGGCACTGCTGGCAACCTTACGCGCGGATTACATCACCGCGCTCCGCACCGCCGAACGCAGTGTGCGCATCGCCGGAGACGTACACCACGCCGTTCTCGTCACCGGCGACCAGAACACGGTCAACTACTTCGCCGAACCGGCGCGCACACTTCCGACCGACTATGCCGGACGAGTGGAAAATTTTCTCCATGAATACCTGGGAACGCCCGACCGCCCGGTGCCTTTCGGCGGCCGCACCGCAGAACTCGCCGACCTCAGCCGGTGGCTGGAAGACGAAACCGCCCGCCCCTATCTTCTCATCACCGCGCCGGCCGGTCGCGGCAAAAGCGCCCTGCTCACCCGCTGGGCGGCCGCTCTGCAACAACGCCCCGACGTGGCTGTGGCCTTTGCCCCCATCAGCATCCGTTTCAACACCAACCTTTACGGCGTCACATTCGCTATTTTGGCGACCCAACTGGCGCAGATCTACAACAAGCCAGCCCCCCAGAAAGACGAAACGCCCGAAATGTGGCGCGCCTTTGTGACGGAAATCCTGCGCCAGCCGCCGCCCGACGGCAAACGGCTGGTGCTGGTGGTGGATGGGCTGGACGAAGCCGCCGACTGGACCCCCGGCGCCGACCTCTTCCCCACCCAACCGGCAGAGCGCGTGCGCGTGGTGGTGAGCGCGCGATTGACCGCCACCCGCCACACACCCGATAAATGGCTGGACACCCTCAACTGGCGGGACCGCGCCCAAGCTCGCACACTCGAAGGGCTAGACCAGAAGGGCATTGCCGAAGCCCTGGCCTCGATGGGCTTCCCGCTCGATGAACTGGGGCGCAACGTGGACATCGTGGAAGAACTGGCGCGTTTGACCGAAGGCGACCCCCTGCTGGTCCGCCTCTATGTGGATGACCTGTGGAAGCGAGGAGAAGACGCCGCCCGTCTGCAACCGGAAGACCTGCAAACACTTGAACCGGGCTATAAGGGCTACTTCGATCGCTGGTGGGAAGATCAACGTAAACTGTGGGGCGAGCAAGCCCCCTTGAAGGAACGAGATGTGCGCGAGGTGCTCACCCTGCTGGCTTGCGCGCTGGGTCCCCTCACCCAGGATGACTTGCTGGCTCTGGCCGACAAGTCGGCCGATCTGGACCCCTGGACCCTGGGAGAGGCACTGCGCCCCATCGCACGCTTTGTGGTGGGCGATCGTAAACAGGGCTATACGCTGAGCCATCCCAAACTGGGCGAATACTTCCGCGAAGAGGTCCTACACCAGGAGGCGAAACAGGTGCAGCACCGCTTTGCGGCATGGGCGCAAGAAACTCTCGCCACATTGGTAAAAGGGGAAACGCCCGCCGAAGCGGTTTCTCCCTACCTGCTGCACTATGCCAGCGTCCATTTCCAGCAGATTGGCGACCTGGAATCCCTCTCCCAACTCATCGAAACACCCGCCTGGTACAGAGCCAGCCGCACCTACGACCCCAGCCGCCACCTCTTCGCCGCAGACGTGGAACGCGCCCTGACCATGGCTGAGGAGCGTGTACCCACAGGCGCAGTGGACACCCTGCCCCAAGTGGTGGCCTGGAGCCTGCTCTACGCCACCGTGCGCACGCTGGCAACCAACGTACCGCTTGAAGCGCTAGAAGCGATGGTCCTGCTGGGCGAGCACGAACGCGCCCTGCGCTACGCCGCCCTCATCACTGATCCCGAACAACAAGCCGACGCCTACCGGCGCATGGCTCTGACACTGCTCACACACGACGTCCCCAACGCCACTGCGCGCGCCCGTCAGATTTTGCAAAACGCCCTCGCCGCCGCCGAAAAAATTGAACGCTACCGCGACCGCGCACACGCCCTCGCCACCATCGCCCAAGCCTTCGTTCAACTTGGCGATACCAACCACGCCCTCGCCGTCGCCGAAAAAATTGAAGATGATGACAAACGCGCACACGCCCTCGCCAACATCGCCCAAGTCCTTGCCCAGGCTGGCGATACCAACCACGCCCTCGCCGTCGCCGAAAAAATTGAACGCTACCGCTTCCGCGCACACGCCCTCGCCAACATCGCCCACGCCTTTGCTCAACTCGGCGCTACCAACCACGCCCGCCAGACCCTCCAAATCGCTCTCGCCGTCGCCGAAAAAATTGAAGATGATTACACACGCGCACACGCCCTCGCCAACATCGCCCAAGTCCTTGCCCAGGCTGGTGATATCAACGACGCCCTCGCCGTCGCCGAAAAAATTGAAGATGATTACACACGCGCACACGCCCTCGCCAACATCGCCCAAGTCCTTGCCCAGGCTGGTGATATCAACGACGCCCTCGCCGTCGCCGAAAAAATTGAAGATGATTACACACGCGCACACGCCCTCGCCAACATCGCCCAAGTCCTTGCCCAGGCTGGTGATACCAACCACGCCCTCGCCGCCGCCGAAAAAATTGAATTCGACTTCTTCCGCGCACACGCCCTCGCCAACATCGCCCAAGTCCTTGCCCAGGCTGGTGATACCAACCACGCCCTCGCCGTCGCCGAAAAAATTGAAGATGATTACACACGCGCACACGCCCTCGCCAACATCGCCCAAGTCCTTGCCCAGGCTGGTGATACCAACCACGCCCTCGCCGTCGCCGAAAAAATTGAACGCTACCGCGACCGCGCACAAGCCCTCGCCAACATCGCCCAAGCCTTCGTTCAACTTGGCGATACCAACCACGCCCGCCAGACCATCCAAATCGCCCTCGCCGTCGCCGAAAAAATTGAAGATGATGACACACGCGCACACGCCCTCGCCAACATCGCCCAAGCCTTCGTTCAACTTGGCGATACCAACCACGCCCTCGCCGTCGCCGAAAAAATTGAACGCTACCGCGACCGCGCACAAGCCCTCGCCAACATCGCCCAAGCCCTTGCCCAAGCTGGCGATACCGACCACGCCCTCGCCGTCGCCGAAAAAATTGAACACTACCGCGACCGCGCACAACCCCTCGCCACCATCGCCCAAGTCCTTGCCCAGGCTGGCGATACCGACCACGCCCTCGCCGTCGCCGAAAAAATTGAAGATGATTACACACGCGCACACGCCCTCGCCAACATCGCCCAAGCCCTTGCCCAAGCTGGCGATACCGACCACGCCCTCGCCGTCGCCGAAAAAATTGAAGATGATTACAAGCGCGCACAAGCCCTCGCCACCATCGCCCAAGTCCTTGCCCAGGCTGGCGATACCGACCACGCCCTCGCCGTCGCCGAAAAAATTGAACGCTACCGCGACCGCGCACAAGCCCTCGCCACCATCGCCCACGAACTTGCCCAGGCTGGTGATATCAACCACGCCCGCCAGACCCTCCAAACCGCCCTCGCCGTCGCCGAAAAAATTGAAGATGATTACAAGCGCGCACAAGCCCTCGCCAACATCGCTCACGCCCTTGCTCAGGTTGGTGAGGCCGACCACGCCCGCCAGACCATCCAAATCGCCCTCGCCGTCGCCGAAAAAATTGAAGATGATTACAAGCGCGCACAAGCCCTCGCCACCATCGCCCAAGCCTTTGTTCAACTTGGCGATACCAACCACGCCCGCCAGACCATCCAAATCGCCCTCGCCGTCGCCGAAAAAATTGAGCTCAACAGCCTCCGCGCACAAGCCCTCGCCACCATCGCCAACACGCTAACCGAAATCGCAGAAAGCCAACCAGAAGTGGTAGCACAACTGGTGGCGACCGCCTTCCGCTACGCTCGGGCGCAGGGACGAGATAGTGCATGGGCGCATATCGCTGCCTTCGCGCCGGTGCTGGGCCGGCTGGGTGTCATCACGGAGACGTGGGAACGCATTCAGGCGGTGGAGGCGGTGGTGGGGGGCGCAGCCTGA
- a CDS encoding PPOX class F420-dependent oxidoreductase has protein sequence MPAASFDHLQSATYINLTTFRKNGTPVPTPVWFVLDEDGRLYVWTEAESGKVKRLRANGRAQIAPSDSRGNPQGPFVAARGRILADETAAREVLARFRRKYGLLFRAFEVMGRLRGGRRVVLVFEPVDEPAETNQPGGVA, from the coding sequence ATGCCAGCAGCCTCTTTCGACCATTTGCAATCGGCGACATACATCAACCTGACAACCTTTCGCAAAAACGGCACCCCTGTGCCGACGCCCGTCTGGTTCGTGCTGGACGAAGATGGGCGGCTCTACGTCTGGACGGAGGCGGAGAGCGGCAAAGTCAAGCGCTTGCGGGCGAATGGGCGGGCGCAGATTGCGCCGAGCGATTCGCGCGGCAATCCGCAAGGGCCGTTTGTGGCGGCGCGCGGGCGCATTCTGGCGGATGAAACCGCCGCGCGTGAGGTGCTGGCGCGTTTTCGGCGCAAGTATGGCTTGCTGTTTCGGGCGTTTGAAGTGATGGGACGCCTGCGCGGTGGGCGGCGGGTGGTGTTGGTGTTTGAGCCAGTGGATGAACCGGCGGAGACCAATCAACCGGGAGGTGTGGCATGA
- a CDS encoding ArnT family glycosyltransferase — protein sequence MAARVERWAWRLLLVLLLAAAALFLVHVWLAVRADAPLDYGEGPLLNQARLLVQGRPLYRPTLDEPPYTITNYPPLYQMLVALVGAVVGFTYATGRWVSAAASLAAAGAVWALVQALTGDRRAGALAGALFLAFPIVFYWGVLGRVDMLALALSLWGIWWAVRWPQAWRGVIGAAVLLTAAAFTRQSYLLAAPLAVLCWLAAHERRWAVRFVALFALLVAGLGALAVWWTDGGFWLHVVVANRNRLEWWRLLLGVYMLLLFAAPLAVITLVEVPRHVRHVRRRQARSWLLLGYFVGASLSALTIAKVGSNVNYLLEWCAASVLLVGVGVVRWQREMTPTARLLPLGLLIAGLGLALWEDTTFLETTSWAAHELASEVEQLEALVCAAEGPVLADDMMSVLVVCGKEIYLQPFEYTHLVEDGVWDQQPLLDAIRAQQFALILMSDTAWHGLDRHWTPEMEAAIREAYTPAERLAGTLVYHPKSRTP from the coding sequence TTGGCGGCGCGAGTTGAACGCTGGGCGTGGCGGCTGCTGCTGGTGCTGTTGCTTGCGGCGGCGGCGCTGTTTCTGGTGCATGTGTGGCTGGCGGTGCGTGCAGACGCCCCGCTCGACTACGGCGAAGGGCCGCTTTTGAACCAGGCGCGCTTGCTGGTGCAGGGGCGCCCGCTCTATCGTCCCACGCTGGACGAACCGCCCTACACGATCACCAATTACCCCCCGCTCTACCAGATGTTGGTGGCGCTGGTGGGGGCTGTGGTCGGCTTTACCTACGCCACGGGGCGTTGGGTGTCGGCGGCGGCAAGCCTCGCGGCGGCGGGGGCGGTGTGGGCGCTGGTGCAGGCGCTGACCGGTGATCGTCGGGCGGGCGCGCTGGCGGGGGCGCTTTTCCTGGCGTTCCCGATTGTTTTTTATTGGGGCGTGCTGGGGCGGGTGGATATGCTCGCGTTGGCGCTCAGCCTGTGGGGTATCTGGTGGGCGGTGCGCTGGCCGCAGGCGTGGCGGGGCGTCATCGGCGCGGCGGTGTTGCTCACAGCGGCGGCGTTCACCCGCCAGTCGTACCTGCTGGCGGCGCCGCTGGCGGTGTTGTGCTGGCTTGCCGCCCACGAACGGCGCTGGGCGGTGCGGTTTGTGGCGCTGTTCGCGCTTCTGGTAGCGGGGCTGGGCGCGCTCGCCGTCTGGTGGACGGACGGCGGCTTTTGGCTGCATGTTGTCGTGGCGAACCGGAACCGGTTAGAGTGGTGGCGGTTGCTTTTGGGGGTCTACATGCTTTTGTTGTTTGCGGCTCCACTGGCGGTCATTACGCTTGTGGAGGTACCGCGGCATGTGCGGCATGTGCGTCGTCGGCAGGCGAGGAGTTGGCTGTTGCTGGGATATTTTGTGGGGGCAAGTCTTTCTGCGCTCACAATTGCGAAAGTCGGCAGTAATGTGAATTACTTACTGGAATGGTGCGCGGCAAGTGTGCTGCTTGTGGGTGTGGGCGTGGTGCGCTGGCAACGCGAGATGACGCCGACGGCGCGGCTCTTGCCGCTGGGGTTGTTGATCGCCGGCTTGGGGCTTGCCTTGTGGGAAGATACAACCTTTTTGGAGACCACCTCTTGGGCTGCCCATGAGTTGGCGAGTGAAGTCGAGCAGTTGGAGGCGCTGGTTTGCGCGGCAGAGGGGCCCGTGCTGGCTGATGACATGATGAGTGTGCTTGTGGTGTGCGGGAAGGAGATTTACCTGCAACCGTTTGAGTACACGCACCTGGTGGAAGATGGCGTGTGGGACCAACAGCCCCTGCTCGATGCCATTCGGGCGCAGCAGTTTGCCTTGATTTTGATGTCGGATACGGCATGGCATGGCTTAGACCGTCATTGGACGCCTGAAATGGAAGCGGCTATTCGCGAGGCGTACACGCCTGCGGAACGGCTCGCGGGCACGCTGGTCTATCACCCCAAATCGCGCACGCCATGA
- a CDS encoding DinB family protein: MSKAFFDAFFAPVNRGEQSLAERVAELTRDDLREMTNRMIDAMLALIADCTDADVVFVPHDPNAYDPFAPEEEQTAAWTLGHVIVHTTASAEEAAFIAAELARGVPYHGRSRYEVPWQTMRTIAQCRHRLEESRRMRLATLDVWPDEPHLDNTYVPFDMAGELNAVGAFVVGLWHDSDHLGQIEEIVRQARAAREG; this comes from the coding sequence ATGAGCAAAGCCTTCTTCGATGCGTTTTTCGCGCCTGTCAATCGTGGCGAACAATCATTGGCGGAGCGGGTTGCCGAGTTGACGCGCGACGACCTGCGCGAGATGACCAACCGCATGATTGACGCCATGCTGGCGTTGATTGCGGACTGCACCGATGCGGATGTGGTCTTTGTGCCGCATGACCCCAACGCCTACGACCCCTTTGCGCCGGAGGAAGAGCAAACCGCCGCCTGGACGCTGGGGCATGTGATTGTGCACACCACCGCCTCGGCGGAAGAAGCGGCGTTCATCGCGGCCGAATTGGCGCGCGGCGTGCCCTACCACGGGCGTTCGCGCTATGAAGTGCCCTGGCAGACCATGCGAACCATCGCGCAGTGCCGGCACCGGCTGGAAGAGAGCCGCCGTATGCGCCTGGCGACGCTGGATGTCTGGCCTGACGAGCCGCACCTGGATAACACGTATGTGCCCTTTGACATGGCGGGCGAATTGAACGCCGTGGGGGCGTTTGTGGTGGGGCTGTGGCACGATAGCGACCACCTGGGGCAAATCGAAGAGATTGTGCGCCAGGCGCGCGCGGCGCGCGAAGGGTGA
- a CDS encoding (Fe-S)-binding protein, whose translation MQRVALFVTCLVDQVMPEIGIATVRLLRAAGCEVVFPEAQTCCGQPFFNSGFRPEARRLAERTIAAFEPFDAVVAPSGSCTTMLRVEYPHLLGDRPGWAHRARELAAKTYELSEFLTQVLDWDPPRRVAGVRVAYHDSCHMCRLLGLREPPRDALRRAGYDLVEMQEPDRCCGFGGLFSVRMPEVSNAMTAEKLAQATDTGAHVLATADPGCLMQMRGLARERVRIEHIATLLAASLEA comes from the coding sequence ATGCAACGTGTAGCGCTTTTTGTCACGTGTCTGGTCGACCAGGTGATGCCGGAGATTGGCATCGCAACTGTGCGCCTCTTGCGCGCCGCCGGGTGCGAGGTGGTTTTCCCCGAAGCGCAAACCTGCTGTGGGCAACCCTTCTTCAACAGTGGCTTTCGCCCCGAAGCCCGCCGTTTGGCCGAGCGCACCATTGCCGCTTTTGAACCGTTTGATGCCGTTGTCGCGCCGAGCGGTTCGTGTACCACCATGTTGCGCGTTGAGTACCCTCATCTTCTGGGCGATCGGCCGGGGTGGGCGCATCGCGCCCGCGAACTTGCCGCCAAGACCTACGAATTGAGCGAGTTTTTGACACAGGTCCTCGATTGGGACCCCCCGCGACGTGTCGCTGGCGTGCGGGTCGCCTACCACGATTCATGCCACATGTGCCGCCTGCTGGGCTTGCGTGAACCGCCACGCGATGCCTTGCGCCGCGCCGGGTACGACCTGGTGGAAATGCAGGAACCAGACCGCTGTTGTGGCTTTGGAGGGCTTTTTTCGGTGCGCATGCCCGAAGTCTCGAACGCGATGACGGCGGAGAAGTTGGCGCAGGCGACCGACACAGGCGCACACGTGCTCGCCACCGCCGACCCCGGTTGTCTGATGCAAATGCGTGGGCTGGCGCGTGAGCGTGTCCGCATTGAGCACATTGCCACGCTTTTAGCCGCTTCCCTGGAGGCATGA
- the asnS gene encoding asparagine--tRNA ligase — protein sequence MAEWVRIRDIGNYEGQTVTLKGWLYLRTDKGRLKFLRVRDGSGVIQAVVFKKNVPPEAWEAADKLTQESSLIVTGTVRADERAPGGYELDVSDLEVVHYAEPDYPIQPKEHGVGFLMQNRHLWIRSPRQATILRIRATVIRAIRDWLDSHDFVNVDTPILTPAAVEGTTTLFETDYFGKPAYLSQSGQLYNEANIFALGKVYCFGPTFRAEKSKTRRHLTEFWMVEPEMAFATLEDVMDVGEQMVSYVVQTVLEKHRRELEEVLERDVSVLEKITPPFPRISYDEAVEILHANGFEDFPWGEDFGAPHETTISSQFEKPVFVYHYPTKAKAFYMEEVPGRPEVCRSVDLLAPEGYGEIIGGGQRIASVELLEQRLREHNLPREAYEWYIDLRRYGSVPHAGFGLGVERTLAWICKLPHVRETIAFPRMLDHIYP from the coding sequence GTGGCTGAATGGGTTCGCATTCGTGATATCGGCAACTACGAAGGCCAGACCGTCACCTTGAAAGGATGGCTCTATTTGCGCACTGACAAGGGGCGCTTGAAGTTCTTGCGTGTGCGTGATGGGAGCGGCGTCATTCAGGCGGTTGTGTTCAAGAAGAATGTGCCGCCCGAAGCGTGGGAAGCCGCCGACAAGTTGACGCAGGAATCCTCGTTGATTGTGACGGGGACGGTGCGGGCGGATGAACGCGCACCGGGGGGCTACGAACTGGATGTGAGCGACCTCGAAGTTGTGCACTACGCCGAGCCTGACTACCCCATCCAGCCGAAAGAGCACGGCGTGGGCTTTTTGATGCAGAACCGCCATTTGTGGATTCGCTCGCCGCGCCAGGCGACCATCTTGCGGATTCGCGCAACGGTCATCCGCGCCATTCGCGATTGGCTGGATAGCCACGATTTCGTCAATGTGGATACGCCAATCCTGACGCCCGCCGCCGTGGAAGGCACCACCACGCTTTTTGAGACCGATTATTTCGGCAAGCCGGCCTACCTCTCGCAAAGCGGGCAGTTGTACAACGAAGCGAACATTTTTGCGCTGGGTAAAGTCTATTGCTTTGGCCCCACATTCCGCGCCGAAAAGTCCAAGACGCGCCGCCATCTCACCGAGTTCTGGATGGTGGAGCCTGAAATGGCGTTCGCCACGTTGGAAGATGTGATGGACGTCGGCGAGCAGATGGTCTCGTATGTGGTGCAGACTGTGCTTGAAAAGCACCGCCGCGAGTTGGAAGAAGTGCTGGAACGTGATGTGAGCGTGCTCGAAAAGATTACGCCCCCCTTCCCGCGCATCTCGTACGACGAAGCGGTGGAGATTTTGCACGCCAACGGCTTTGAAGATTTCCCGTGGGGCGAAGATTTTGGCGCACCGCATGAAACAACCATCAGCAGCCAGTTCGAGAAACCTGTTTTCGTCTACCACTACCCGACCAAAGCCAAGGCGTTCTACATGGAAGAAGTGCCTGGCCGCCCCGAAGTCTGCCGCAGTGTGGACTTGTTGGCGCCTGAGGGGTATGGCGAAATTATCGGCGGTGGGCAGCGCATTGCCTCGGTGGAGTTGCTGGAACAGCGTTTGCGCGAGCACAACCTGCCGCGCGAAGCCTACGAGTGGTACATTGACTTGCGCCGCTATGGGTCTGTGCCGCACGCCGGTTTTGGCCTGGGTGTGGAGCGCACGCTCGCATGGATTTGCAAGTTGCCGCATGTGCGTGAAACGATCGCCTTCCCGCGCATGCTGGACCACATTTATCCGTGA
- a CDS encoding VOC family protein, with the protein MTLPATTHIGPVHLIVRDLSRALHFYSTLLGFQEMQRHGETVVLTSGPDRPPRLILTARADAVPKPPRTTGLYHVAIRLPNRQELARVFARLVAHEWRFHGFSDHKVSEAIYLPDPDGNGLELYRDRPRETWPWRGGQVAMRTDPLDVNALLREAQADARPWTGIHPDTDIGHVHLHVRDLDEAEAFYAGVLGLDCTQRDYPGARFFAAGGYHHHVGTNIWAGQGAPPPPPHAVGLRFFTLVVPDAQAVAEIIARAEAANVLETRLNAQAAFLRDQSGNRVLVATDEAAAL; encoded by the coding sequence ATGACGCTGCCGGCGACAACTCACATTGGACCCGTCCATCTCATCGTGCGCGATCTCTCGCGTGCGCTTCATTTTTACAGCACTCTGCTCGGTTTTCAAGAAATGCAACGCCACGGTGAAACCGTCGTGCTCACCAGCGGCCCCGACCGGCCGCCGCGGCTCATTCTCACCGCGCGCGCCGACGCCGTTCCCAAACCGCCCCGCACCACGGGACTGTACCACGTTGCCATTCGTCTGCCCAATCGGCAAGAACTGGCGCGCGTGTTTGCCCGCCTGGTGGCGCATGAGTGGCGTTTCCACGGCTTTTCAGACCACAAGGTAAGCGAGGCCATCTACCTGCCCGACCCCGACGGCAACGGTCTGGAACTCTACCGCGACCGCCCCCGCGAGACGTGGCCCTGGCGCGGGGGGCAAGTCGCCATGCGGACCGACCCGCTGGACGTGAACGCGCTCTTGCGTGAAGCGCAAGCCGACGCGCGCCCCTGGACGGGCATTCACCCCGACACGGACATTGGGCACGTGCACCTGCATGTGCGCGACCTGGACGAAGCCGAGGCCTTCTATGCGGGCGTGCTTGGGCTGGACTGCACCCAGCGCGACTACCCCGGCGCGCGCTTTTTTGCCGCGGGGGGGTACCATCATCACGTGGGCACGAACATTTGGGCTGGGCAAGGCGCGCCGCCGCCGCCCCCGCACGCGGTGGGGTTGCGGTTCTTCACGCTGGTGGTGCCCGACGCGCAAGCCGTGGCGGAGATTATCGCCCGCGCCGAAGCCGCCAACGTGCTGGAAACGCGCCTCAACGCGCAAGCGGCCTTCCTCCGCGACCAATCGGGCAACCGCGTGCTCGTCGCCACGGATGAGGCCGCCGCGCTCTAA